In Microbacterium galbinum, the genomic stretch CGCGCGACCAGGATGGTGCTGACGATGCCCACCACCGTCATCCCGACCGCGAGCGGCCACGCGACGCCGAGCTGCACCGCCACGATGCCGACGCTGAGGTACACGGCCAGGAGAGCCAGGCTCGGGACGCTGATCAGCGACGCGACGACGAGGATCCACGGCATCTGACGCTCGTCGACGCCGAAGACGGCGAAGCGGCGAGGATCGAGCTGGTCCACGGCTCCCACGAGGATCGGGCCGATGAGGAAGCCGAGGAGGATCGCGGCGCCGCCGAGGACGGTGACCGTGCGGGCGACCCCGAGCGGTGCGCCGGAGAGGCTGAGCACCGAGGTGCAGACGACGACCGTGATCGCCACGACGACGAGGAAGGACAGGATCGACCGCGTCCTGCGCTCGCCGCGCAGCGATCCGAGCAGAAGGGCGAGCCTCAGTCGGAGAACGTGTGCAGCCACTCGAGCCCCTCCACCTCTCCGATACCGCCGGAGAGCTCGACGAAGCGCGCTTCGAGCGTCTGGCCCGCCCGCACCTCGTCGATCGTCCCCTCGGCGAGCACTTCGCCGTCGACGATGATCGCGACGCGCGAGCACACCCGCTCCACGAGATCCATCCCGTGGCTCGACAGGATGACGGTGCCGCCGTGCGCGACGTACGCCCGCAGGATGTCGAGGATCACCGCCGAGGAGACGGGGTCGACCGATTCGAACGGCTCGTCGAGCACGAGCACGCGCGGCGAGTGGATCATCGCACCCGCGAGCATGACCTTCTTGGTCATACCCGCCGAGTAGTCCGAGACGACGCGACCGAGCGCATCCCCCAGATCGAAGGCGCGCGCGAGATCGGCGACGCGCTTCTCGATCACGTCGGAGGCCAGGCCCCGCAGGAGCCCGTAGTAGTAGAGGAGCTGACGGCCGGTCAGACGGTCGAACGTGCGCAGGCGATCGGGGAGGACGCCCATCACTCGCTTCGCCGCCTGGGAGTTCGTCGCCTGGTCGATGCCGCAGATCACGACGCTCCCGGCGTCGGCGCGCAGCAGCCCCGCGATGATCGACAGCGTCGTCGTCTTACCGGCTCCGTTGGGTCCGACGATGCCGTAGAAGGAGCCTGCCGGCACAGACAGGTCTATGCCGTGCACGGCACGATTGTCACCGAAATGCTTGACGAGCCCGCGGATGTGCAGAGCCTCGACGTCCGACGCAGCGGGGGCGGCCGATTCCGCGGCGACGGCGGATGCCTCGGACCCGACGTCCGTGGCCTCGGCATCGGGCCCGGCTTCGGTGGTCTCCGGCTCGACAACCTCCGCCTCAGCGATCTCGAGCTCGACGACCTCGGGCTCGACGACCTCCGTCTCAGCGATCTCCGCCTCAGCGATCTCAGGCTCGACGATCACCTCGTCGAGGCCGGCAGTCGCTCCGGCACCGGCCGTCCCGTCGACCTCGACCACCGCCTCAGGCGGGTCGATCCGGGTCGACTCGATCGTGACGGGAGCCTGCGGCTTCGGCTCGGCGACCTCCGCGGACTCAGCCGCAGCCGCATTCGCCGCGGCCGCCTTCGCCGCAGCGGTCTTCGCGGCGGCAGTCTTCGCCGCGGTCGTGCGAGTGGAAGCGGCGCGTGATGCGGCGGTGCGTGCCGTCGACTTCGCCGCCTGAGCCTTCGTCGCCGCGGTCTTCGCCGCAGCGGTCTTCGCCGCCGTCGACTTCGCCGCAGTAGTCTTCGCTGCAGCCGATTTCGCGGCCGCTGTCTTCGCTGCCGTGGT encodes the following:
- a CDS encoding ABC transporter ATP-binding protein — translated: MTASPDARPEKAEDPTTESKATPEKRTATSKRASASSPTAKKASAARTNAAKKTPAARTPAKRPSTAKAAAEKAAAGTDVVIEPVSAAGPIEKKVPARPAAGARATTTRTPAKSAAAKTAAAKSAAAKKTTAASTTAAAKTTAAKTAAAKSAAAKTTAAKSTAAKTAAAKTAATKAQAAKSTARTAASRAASTRTTAAKTAAAKTAAAKAAAANAAAAESAEVAEPKPQAPVTIESTRIDPPEAVVEVDGTAGAGATAGLDEVIVEPEIAEAEIAETEVVEPEVVELEIAEAEVVEPETTEAGPDAEATDVGSEASAVAAESAAPAASDVEALHIRGLVKHFGDNRAVHGIDLSVPAGSFYGIVGPNGAGKTTTLSIIAGLLRADAGSVVICGIDQATNSQAAKRVMGVLPDRLRTFDRLTGRQLLYYYGLLRGLASDVIEKRVADLARAFDLGDALGRVVSDYSAGMTKKVMLAGAMIHSPRVLVLDEPFESVDPVSSAVILDILRAYVAHGGTVILSSHGMDLVERVCSRVAIIVDGEVLAEGTIDEVRAGQTLEARFVELSGGIGEVEGLEWLHTFSD